The following coding sequences are from one Rutidosis leptorrhynchoides isolate AG116_Rl617_1_P2 chromosome 11, CSIRO_AGI_Rlap_v1, whole genome shotgun sequence window:
- the LOC139877691 gene encoding uncharacterized protein, giving the protein MATLISKPARKSVVAEVPKKVASTVSKRRKGETVDSFLQALGLEKYSITFQAEEVDMAALLHMTDEDLKAIGIPMGPRKKIHLALEAKA; this is encoded by the exons ATGGCAACATTGATCAGTAAACCTGCTAGGAAAAGTGTTGTTGCTGAAGTGCCTAAGAAAGTTGCTAGCACTGTTTCTAAAAGAAGAAAG GGTGAAACAGTGGACAGCTTCTTACAGGCTTTGGGTCTTGAAAAGTATTCGATTACATTTCAAGCCGAGGAA GTTGATATGGCTGCCCTTCTACACATGACTGATGAAGATCTAAAGGCTATAGGAATCCCAATG GGTCCAAGAAAAAAGATCCATTTGGCGTTGGAAGCTAAAGCGTGA